From the Aphelocoma coerulescens isolate FSJ_1873_10779 chromosome 10, UR_Acoe_1.0, whole genome shotgun sequence genome, one window contains:
- the ISLR gene encoding immunoglobulin superfamily containing leucine-rich repeat protein has protein sequence MKPLLGCLALATLLSPSLACPSPCSCSTKKNGRLLAECAYRELRDVPRGLSPNVTILTLSANRLGHLSRGSLAEVPELQSLWLGYNHIAAVEPGTFSALLQLKNLDLSHNRLAEFPWQDLRNLSALQILKLSNNRLAGLPRDALRGLRELRSLWLNDNELTTLAQGTFEALPALAQLQLFHNPFNCSCKLFWLKEWADSTSVVISRAGSTLCAAPARLRGRAVTDIPAQLCVAPSAQLTYLSSLANATPRDGLTLTLHCSVAGSPPPEIHWQIRTAGRRVDIHGPTVARDGSAKAGRQRFLAFKNGTMAIPDFGKEDEGTYTCLAVNDVGIRDVSVNVALAGSGNPAEELPRDDPHAGHPGGHSCAKGDELDPSGMGEKLVIVYHVPREARSGAGVAEPRIRVGILLALGLLLCW, from the coding sequence ATGAAGCCGCTGCTGGGCTGCCTGGCGCTGGCGACGCTCCTGTCGCCGAGCCtggcctgtcccagcccctgctcctgctccaccaAGAAGAACGGGCGCCTGCTGGCCGAGTGCGCCTACCGGGAGCTCCGCGACGTCCCGCGGGGCTTGTCGCCCAACGTCACCATCCTGACGCTCTCCGCCAACCGCCTGGGCCACCTGAGCCGCGGCTCGCTGGCCGAGGTGCCCGAGCTGCAGTCGCTGTGGTTGGGCTACAACCACATCGCGGCCGTGGAGCCGGGCACCTTCTCGGCGCTGCTGCAGCTCAAGAACCTGGACCTGAGCCACAACCGGCTGGCCGAGTTCCCCTGGCAGGACCTGCGCAACCTGAGCGCGCTGCAGATCCTCAAGCTGAGCAACAACCGCCTGGCGGGGCTGCCCCGCGACGCCCTGCGCGGCCTGCGGGAGCTGCGCTCGCTGTGGCTCAACGACAACGAGCTCACCACGCTGGCCCAGGGCACCTTCGAGGCGCTGCCGGCGCTGGCgcagctgcagctcttccaCAACCCCTTCAACTGCTCCTGCAAGCTCTTCTGGCTCAAGGAGTGGGCGGACAGCACCTCGGTGGTCATCTCCAGGGCCGGCTCCACGCTGTGCGCCGCGCCGGCCCGGCTGCGCGGCCGGGCGGTCACCGACATCCCCGCTCAGCTCTGCGTGGCCCCCTCGGCCCAGCTGACCTACTTGTCCAGCCTGGCCAACGCCACGCCTCGGGACGGCCTCACGCTGACCCTGCACTGCAGCGTGGCCGGTAGCCCGCCTCCGGAGATCCATTGGCAAATCCGGACGGCCGGCCGGCGCGTGGACATCCACGGGCCCACGGTGGCGCGGGATGGCAGCGCCAAGGCGGGCCGGCAGCGCTTCCTGGCCTTCAAGAACGGCACCATGGCCATCCCCGACTTCGGCAAGGAGGATGAGGGCACCTACACCTGCCTGGCCGTCAACGACGTGGGAATTCGGGATGTGTCCGTCAACGTGGCGCTGGCCGGCTCCGGGAACCCGGCCGAGGAGCTGCCCCGCGATGACCCCCACGCCGGGCACCCCGGTGGGCACAGCTGTGCTAAGGGGGACGAGCTGGATCCCTCCGGCATGGGCGAGAAGTTGGTCATCGTCTACCACGTGCCCAGGGAGGCGCGGAGCGGCGCGGGAGTGGCCGAGCCGCGGATCCGTGTGGGAATTCtgctggctctggggctgctgctctgctggtga
- the LOC138116501 gene encoding immunoglobulin superfamily containing leucine-rich repeat protein 2-like, with amino-acid sequence MAPLLALLLAALLASGRACPEPCACVDKYAHQFADCAYKELQAVPAGLPSNVTTLSLSANKISSLPRGAFAEVTQVSSLWLAHNEIAAIEPGALAVLVQLKNLDISHNQIAEFPWQDLRNLSALQLLKMNNNRMALVPQGAFRTLKDLRSLRINNNRFATLPEGVFDSLGSLSHLQIYNNPFECSCALQWLKRWMESTLISIPEKDSIACALPERLRGVPLAKVPDLQCAAPTVQLSYSPNLDAAELFDGFTLSLHCAVTGSPPPELRWKIRTAGQSLELSGSPPESAGKEQPQQQEPERFLVFKNGTLVIPHLSKREEGTYTCLATNELGSNHTSVNVAVAGAQKYPLQPGRDPLGGKGQAGDKKPGAKGAKNSVLTPEERSKALGPTRQSQPSAAAAEEEEEEEEGTELEGQGQGRVPLEPPALEKKCGSAASSTKYISNHAFNQSGDFKQHSFELGVIALDVAERDARVQLTPTQPRPGGGHLGVLYLCQQGRRGHALVQWSRIEAGVNSYWFQGLNPGTNYSVCLSYLGEECQVQVVFSTKKEIPSLIIIVVVSIFLLLLATLPLLGATWCHLLAKLHGKPYKLIMKAQNPDQMEKRMAADFDPRASYLESEKNFEPGPAGEAEEEDEEDEEEDEEGARWRRRREAEGAAELEREESVAASSMAESQSKGGAEEFEVRSEYSDKLPLGAEAVTISPEINGNYRQRPR; translated from the coding sequence ATGGCCccgctgctggccctgctgctggccgCCCTGCTGGCCTCGGGCCGGGCGTGCCCCGAGCCGTGCGCTTGCGTGGACAAGTACGCGCACCAGTTCGCCGACTGCGCCTACAAGGAGCTGCAGGCCGTGCCCGCGGGGCTGCCCTCCAACGTGACCACCCTGAGCCTGTCGGCCAACAAGATCAGCTCGCTGCCCCGCGGCGCCTTCGCCGAGGTGACCCAGGTGAGCTCGCTGTGGCTGGCGCACAACGAGATCGCCGCCATCGAGCCCGGCGCTCTGGCCGTGCTGGTGCAGCTCAAGAACCTGGACATCAGCCACAACCAGATCGCCGAGTTCCCCTGGCAGGACCTGCGCAACCTGAGCGCGCTGCAGCTGCTCAAGATGAACAACAACCGCATGGCCCTGGTGCCGCAGGGCGCCTTCCGCACGCTCAAGGACCTGCGCTCGCTGCGCATCAACAACAACCGCTTCGCCACGCTGCCCGAGGGCGTCTTCGACTCGCTGGGCTCGCTGTCGCACCTGCAGATCTACAACAACCCCTTCGAGTGCTCGTGCGCGCTGCAGTGGCTGAAGCGCTGGATGGAGAGCACGCTCATCTCCATCCCGGAGAAGGACTCGATCGCCTGCGCGCTGCCCGAGCGCCTGCGGGGGGTGCCGCTGGCCAAGGTGCCGGACTTGCAGTGCGCCGCGCCCACCGTGCAGCTCAGCTACTCGCCCAACCTGGACGCGGCCGAGCTCTTCGACGGCTTCACGCTGAGCCTGCACTGCGCCGTGACCGGCTCGCCGCCGCCCGAGCTCCGCTGGAAGATCCGCACGGCCGGCCAGAGCCTGGAGCTCAGCGGGAGCCCCCCGGAGAGCGCCGggaaggagcagccccagcagcaggagcccgAGCGCTTCCTGGTCTTCAAGAACGGCACCTTGGTGATCCCGCACTTGAGCAAGCGCGAGGAGGGCACCTACACCTGCCTGGCCACCAACGAGCTGGGCAGCAACCACACCTCGGTGAACGTGGCGGTGGCGGGCGCGCAGAAATACCCGCTGCAGCCCGGCAGGGACCCGCTGGGCGGCAAGGGCCAGGCGGGTGACAAGAAACCCGGCGCCAAGGGGGCGAAGAACAGCGTGCTGACGCCGGAGGAGAGGAGCAAAGCGCTGGGCCCCACCCGGCAGAGCCAGCcctcggcggcggcggcggaggaggaggaggaggaggaggaggggacgGAGCTCGaggggcagggccagggccgGGTCCCTTTGGAGCCGCCAGCCTTGGAGAAGAAGTGCGGCTCGGCGGCGAGCAGCACCAAGTACATCTCCAACCACGCCTTCAACCAGAGCGGCGACTTCAAGCAGCACAGCTTCGAGCTGGGCGTCATCGCCCTGGACGTGGCGGAGCGCGATGCCCGCGTCCAGCTCACCCCGACCCAGCCGCGGCCCGGCGGGGGCCACCTCGGGGTGCTCTACCTGTGCCAGCAGGGCCGCCGGGGCCACGCCCTGGTGCAGTGGTCGCGGATCGAGGCCGGCGTGAACTCGTACTGGTTCCAGGGCCTGAACCCCGGCACCAACTACTCGGTGTGCCTGAGCTACCTGGGCGAGGAGTGCCAGGTGCAGGTGGTGTTCAGCACCAAGAAGGAGATCCCGTCGCTGATCATCATCGTGGTGGTCAGcatcttcctgctgctgctggccacgctGCCGCTGCTGGGCGCCACGTGGTGCCACCTGCTCGCCAAGCTGCACGGCAAGCCCTACAAGCTCATCATGAAGGCGCAGAACCCCGACCAGATGGAGAAGCGCATGGCCGCCGACTTCGACCCCCGCGCCTCCTACCTGGAGTCCGAGAAGAACTtcgagcccggcccggccggcgaggccgaggaggaggacgaggaggacgaggaggaggatgaagaaggAGCGCGGTGGAGGCGCAGGAGGGAGGCAGAAGGCGCGGCCGAGCTGGAGCGGGAGGAGAGCGTGGCCGCCAGCTCCATGGCCGAGTCGCAGTCCAAGGGCGGCGCCGAGGAGTTCGAGGTGCGCTCCGAGTACAGCGACAAGCTGCCCCTGGGCGCCGAGGCCGTCACCATCTCGCCGGAGATCAACGGCAACTACCGGCAGCGGCCCCGCTGA